In Raphanus sativus cultivar WK10039 chromosome 5, ASM80110v3, whole genome shotgun sequence, the following proteins share a genomic window:
- the LOC108836190 gene encoding replication protein A 70 kDa DNA-binding subunit C-like isoform X3, protein MQVVPVQSRETKKLEFTLTDTDDHQIACCLWGRFAEHVYYAYKVGQLNKNFLCLLRFAKINVYKGQVQITNAFETSTLEINPPGFDVQDYQRVMPNNDLALTSVNREVVKPKGNQRQADKWSLYPERTVLDIIMATEIEKCIVKATIYAIDTDWAWYYFGCVKCHFKKVTNITKKDVVPVNHLWYCDSCKQSVTDVAPKLKLHLLIKDDTGETKVMLFDTIAEPIVGLSAEVLLDGSLEEVEDPEDLPEPINGLIGKTFKFGVYVGKENVDYGSHIFTIGKTWSADEIISQSDDEKTEDTLTILSSDRSSGQVSYVTIESEDNTCLSSNPLSKRKGDNEVDDLSSTSKKQCSKIIKVEKNADE, encoded by the exons ATGCAGGTTGTGCCAGTGCAAAGCAGGGAAACCAAGAAGCTGGAGTTCACATTGACAGATACAGA TGATCACCAAATAGCATGTTGTTTATGGGGTCGTTTTGCTGAGCATGTTTATTATGCATACAAAGTTGGTCAACTGAATAAGAATTTCCTCTGCTTATTGAGATTTGCTAAGATCAATGTTTACAAGG GACAAGTCCAGATAACTAATGCATTTGAGACTTCAACTCTTGAGATCAATCCACCTGGATTTGATGTTCAAGATTATCAAAGAGT gATGCCAAATAATGATCTTGCGCTCACATCTGTTAATCGTGAGGTTGTGAAACCTAAAGGAAACCAACGCCAAGCTGATAAGTGGTCTCTTTATCCAGAGAGAACAGTCTTGGATATCATAATGGCCACTGAG atTGAAAAATGCATTGTTAAGGCAACAATTTATGCAATCGACACAGACTGGGCATGGTATTATTTTGGGTGTGTTAAGTGCCACTTCAAGAAGGTGACTAACATCACTAAGAAGGATGTCGTGCCGGTGAATCATCTGTGGTATTGCGATTCATGCAAACAGTCGGTTACAGATGTTGCACCGAA GTTAAAGTTGCATCTACTAATAAAGGATGACACTGGTGAAACTAAGGTGATGTTGTTTGATACTATTGCTGAACCTATTGTGGGTTTAAGTGCTGAAGTGCTTTTAGATGGTTCTCTAGAAGAG gTTGAGGATCCTGAAGATTTGCCTGAGCCTATTAATGGTTTAATTGGGAAGACTTTCAAGTTTGGTGTCTATGTGGGCAAAGAAAATGTTGACTATGGATCTCATATATTTACTATTGGGAAGACCTGGTCAGCTGATGAGATAATATCTCAATCTGACGATGAGAAAACTGAAGATACATTGACTATCCTTTCATCTGATCGTTCATCAGGACAG gTATCTTACGTCACGATAGAAAGCGAAGATAACACATGTTTGTCTTCTAATCCACTATCCAAACGAAAAGGAGACAATGAAGTTGATGACCTTTCTTCTACTTCAAAGAAACAATGCTCTAAGATAATAAAAGTGGAAAAGAATGCTGATGAGTAG
- the LOC108836190 gene encoding replication protein A 70 kDa DNA-binding subunit C-like isoform X2, with the protein MAGPTSSSDVIGQAIDIGDMQVVPVQSRETKKLEFTLTDTDDHQIACCLWGRFAEHVYYAYKVGQLNKNFLCLLRFAKINVYKGQVQITNAFETSTLEINPPGFDVQDYQRVMPNNDLALTSVNREVVKPKGNQRQADKWSLYPERTVLDIIMATEIEKCIVKATIYAIDTDWAWYYFGCVKCHFKKVTNITKKDVVPVNHLWYCDSCKQSVTDVAPKLKLHLLIKDDTGETKVMLFDTIAEPIVGLSAEVLLDGSLEEVEDPEDLPEPINGLIGKTFKFGVYVGKENVDYGSHIFTIGKTWSADEIISQSDDEKTEDTLTILSSDRSSGQVSYVTIESEDNTCLSSNPLSKRKGDNEVDDLSSTSKKQCSKIIKVEKNADE; encoded by the exons ATGGCTGGTCCAACCTCATCCTCAG ATGTTATTGGGCAAGCAATAGATATTGGAGATATGCAGGTTGTGCCAGTGCAAAGCAGGGAAACCAAGAAGCTGGAGTTCACATTGACAGATACAGA TGATCACCAAATAGCATGTTGTTTATGGGGTCGTTTTGCTGAGCATGTTTATTATGCATACAAAGTTGGTCAACTGAATAAGAATTTCCTCTGCTTATTGAGATTTGCTAAGATCAATGTTTACAAGG GACAAGTCCAGATAACTAATGCATTTGAGACTTCAACTCTTGAGATCAATCCACCTGGATTTGATGTTCAAGATTATCAAAGAGT gATGCCAAATAATGATCTTGCGCTCACATCTGTTAATCGTGAGGTTGTGAAACCTAAAGGAAACCAACGCCAAGCTGATAAGTGGTCTCTTTATCCAGAGAGAACAGTCTTGGATATCATAATGGCCACTGAG atTGAAAAATGCATTGTTAAGGCAACAATTTATGCAATCGACACAGACTGGGCATGGTATTATTTTGGGTGTGTTAAGTGCCACTTCAAGAAGGTGACTAACATCACTAAGAAGGATGTCGTGCCGGTGAATCATCTGTGGTATTGCGATTCATGCAAACAGTCGGTTACAGATGTTGCACCGAA GTTAAAGTTGCATCTACTAATAAAGGATGACACTGGTGAAACTAAGGTGATGTTGTTTGATACTATTGCTGAACCTATTGTGGGTTTAAGTGCTGAAGTGCTTTTAGATGGTTCTCTAGAAGAG gTTGAGGATCCTGAAGATTTGCCTGAGCCTATTAATGGTTTAATTGGGAAGACTTTCAAGTTTGGTGTCTATGTGGGCAAAGAAAATGTTGACTATGGATCTCATATATTTACTATTGGGAAGACCTGGTCAGCTGATGAGATAATATCTCAATCTGACGATGAGAAAACTGAAGATACATTGACTATCCTTTCATCTGATCGTTCATCAGGACAG gTATCTTACGTCACGATAGAAAGCGAAGATAACACATGTTTGTCTTCTAATCCACTATCCAAACGAAAAGGAGACAATGAAGTTGATGACCTTTCTTCTACTTCAAAGAAACAATGCTCTAAGATAATAAAAGTGGAAAAGAATGCTGATGAGTAG
- the LOC108836190 gene encoding replication protein A 70 kDa DNA-binding subunit C-like isoform X1 — protein MAMVTSDRVTMLKNVKPFKSTWVVEVKVLHSWTQKSNYPGGDPLQFILADRTGVKIHCTCKRLFYPRVKKLQAAGQWRFIENFSVTPAGGKYRPTSHEYKISITNLTNVTNSSLKIDDNFLSLTTFSDIINGSLDSNFLIDVIGQAIDIGDMQVVPVQSRETKKLEFTLTDTDDHQIACCLWGRFAEHVYYAYKVGQLNKNFLCLLRFAKINVYKGQVQITNAFETSTLEINPPGFDVQDYQRVMPNNDLALTSVNREVVKPKGNQRQADKWSLYPERTVLDIIMATEIEKCIVKATIYAIDTDWAWYYFGCVKCHFKKVTNITKKDVVPVNHLWYCDSCKQSVTDVAPKLKLHLLIKDDTGETKVMLFDTIAEPIVGLSAEVLLDGSLEEVEDPEDLPEPINGLIGKTFKFGVYVGKENVDYGSHIFTIGKTWSADEIISQSDDEKTEDTLTILSSDRSSGQVSYVTIESEDNTCLSSNPLSKRKGDNEVDDLSSTSKKQCSKIIKVEKNADE, from the exons ATGGCTATGGTTACATCAGACCGAGTAACTATGTTGAAAAATGTCAAACCATTTAAATCAACTTGGGTTGTCGAAGTCAAGGTTCTGCATTCATGGACACAGAAATCTAATTACCCTGGTGGAGACCCTCTTCAGTTCATACTCGCAGATAGGACA GGTGTTAAGATTCATTGCACCTGTAAGAGACTCTTCTATCCTCGTGTCAAGAAGCTTCAGGCTGCTGGTCAATGGAGGTTCATTGAGAACTTCTCTGTAACTCCTGCTGGTGGAAAGTACCGACCTACGAGCCATGAATACAAAATCTCCATCACCAATCTGACCAACGTCACCAATTCATCACTGAAAATTGATGATAACTTTTTATCATTAACCACTTTCTCAGACATCATTAATGGAAGTCTCGATTCTAATTTTCTTATTg ATGTTATTGGGCAAGCAATAGATATTGGAGATATGCAGGTTGTGCCAGTGCAAAGCAGGGAAACCAAGAAGCTGGAGTTCACATTGACAGATACAGA TGATCACCAAATAGCATGTTGTTTATGGGGTCGTTTTGCTGAGCATGTTTATTATGCATACAAAGTTGGTCAACTGAATAAGAATTTCCTCTGCTTATTGAGATTTGCTAAGATCAATGTTTACAAGG GACAAGTCCAGATAACTAATGCATTTGAGACTTCAACTCTTGAGATCAATCCACCTGGATTTGATGTTCAAGATTATCAAAGAGT gATGCCAAATAATGATCTTGCGCTCACATCTGTTAATCGTGAGGTTGTGAAACCTAAAGGAAACCAACGCCAAGCTGATAAGTGGTCTCTTTATCCAGAGAGAACAGTCTTGGATATCATAATGGCCACTGAG atTGAAAAATGCATTGTTAAGGCAACAATTTATGCAATCGACACAGACTGGGCATGGTATTATTTTGGGTGTGTTAAGTGCCACTTCAAGAAGGTGACTAACATCACTAAGAAGGATGTCGTGCCGGTGAATCATCTGTGGTATTGCGATTCATGCAAACAGTCGGTTACAGATGTTGCACCGAA GTTAAAGTTGCATCTACTAATAAAGGATGACACTGGTGAAACTAAGGTGATGTTGTTTGATACTATTGCTGAACCTATTGTGGGTTTAAGTGCTGAAGTGCTTTTAGATGGTTCTCTAGAAGAG gTTGAGGATCCTGAAGATTTGCCTGAGCCTATTAATGGTTTAATTGGGAAGACTTTCAAGTTTGGTGTCTATGTGGGCAAAGAAAATGTTGACTATGGATCTCATATATTTACTATTGGGAAGACCTGGTCAGCTGATGAGATAATATCTCAATCTGACGATGAGAAAACTGAAGATACATTGACTATCCTTTCATCTGATCGTTCATCAGGACAG gTATCTTACGTCACGATAGAAAGCGAAGATAACACATGTTTGTCTTCTAATCCACTATCCAAACGAAAAGGAGACAATGAAGTTGATGACCTTTCTTCTACTTCAAAGAAACAATGCTCTAAGATAATAAAAGTGGAAAAGAATGCTGATGAGTAG
- the LOC108863167 gene encoding uncharacterized protein LOC108863167 gives MGCFLGCFGGRKNRRRQKRRESSDQARANNLSVEYAKPVHLNDRRVSTTVEEIPKSSVIPITTDICDEEAEEKSSPSPNSRKRVTFDSNVKTHEHIIESQESAQLLQEKKEEVIPDKAAVQSSSENSVVASNPSGDRYKNCRESDDEIEEDELLYCGGESDLDDEFYSDEAFSEEHKLHTQTKEDAKLRMSNESVQGVLNPVENLTQWKSAKSNGKTVHKQSQKENSNNLISDQEDRKKDSFSFGADSQTDDTTLSFKQDSKKVENKEVTVDASLSTWLSASETGSECNSVSNTPEKNKSTSYLKRVINSHDDRPVLCALTSEDIKQFSAASTPRKSPRKSPDETPIIGTVGGYWGNHSKAVDCGSASSFKGIPNTTSKYREDRSVNWHSTPFEARLEKALNRDK, from the exons ATGGGTTGCTTCCTAGGTTGTTTCGGTGGACGGAAGAATCGCCGGCGTCAGAAACGTAGAGAGTCCTCCGATCAGGCTAGAGCAAAc AATCTCTCTGTGGAATATGCAAAACCTGTTCATCTCAATGATAGAAGAGTCTCTACTACTGTTGAGGAGATCCCTAAAAGCTCTGTCATTCCAATCACTACTGATATTTG tgACGAGGAGGCTGAGGAGAAAAGTAGTCCAAGTCCTAATAGTAGGAAGAGAGTCACTTTTGACTCCAATGTCAAAACACACGAGCACATTATTGAGTCACAAGAATCTGCTCAACTCTtgcaagagaagaaagaagaagtgaTTCCAGACAAGGCGGCTGTTCAGTCTTCTTCTGAGAACAGTGTGGTTGCCTCGAACCCCTCAGGTGACAGATACAAGAATTGCAGAGAGAGCGATGATGAAATCGAGGAGGATGAGTTGTTGTACTGCGGTGGTGAAAGCGACCTTGATGATGAGTTTTATAGTGACGAAGCGTTTAGTGAGGAGCATAAGCTGCATACTCAAACCAAAGAAGATGCAAAGCTGAGAATGTCTAATGAGAGTGTTCAAGGAGTGCTTAACCCCGTTGAGAATCTCACTCAGTGGAAATCCGCTAAATCCAACGGGAAGACAGTACATAAACAGTCTCAAAAGGAGAACTCTAATAACCTCATCTCAGATCAAGAAGACAGAAAAAAGGATTCCTTTTCTTTCGGCGCAGACTCTCAGACTGATGATACAACGCTCAGTTTCAAACAGGACTCCAAGAAGGTTGAAAACAAAGAAGTAACTGTTGATGCTAGCCTTTCAACATGGTTGTCAGCATCTGAGACGGGTAGTGAGTGCAACAGTGTCTCTAACACACCCGAGAAAAACAAGTCTACAAGCTACTTAAAACGGGTTATAAACAGCCATGACGATAGACCTGTACTATGTGCATTGACATCGGAGGATATCAAACAGTTCTCTGCCGCATCCACGCCGAGGAAGTCACCGAGGAAGAGTCCTGATGAAACACCTATTATAGGCACAGTCGGTGGTTACTGGGGTAATCACTCAAAGGCAGTAGATTGCGGCTCTGCTTCTTCATTCAAGGGGATACCAAACACCACCAGCAAGTACAGAGAG GACAGAAGCGTGAATTGGCATTCAACACCATTTGAGGCAAGGCTGGAGAAAGCTTTGAACAGAGATAAATAA
- the LOC108836190 gene encoding acid phosphatase 1-like isoform X4, with protein MDRSIFLSLALASLLIGVVSARDWNILNHLKSLGSSSPSQHGLVSSGLSTNLKRYCESWRFNVEVHNIRNFDVVPQECVSHVQNYMTSSQYEDDVERAVDEVILHFGSMCCGKSKCDGMDAWIFDIDDTLLSTIPYHKSNGFFGGEKLNSTKFEDWIRKRKAPSVPHMVKLYHEIRERGIKIFLISSRKEYLRSATVDNLIQAGYYGWSNLILRGLEDEQKEVKQYKAEKRTWLTSLGYRVLGVMADQWSSFAGCPLPKRTFKLPNSIYYVA; from the exons ATGGACCGATCCATCTTTCTTTCTCTAGCACTAGCCTCACTCTTAATCGGAGTCGTCTCAGCTCGTGACTGGAACATCTTGAACCATCTCAAATCACTCGGTTCCTCTTCACCAAGCCAACACGGTCTTGTTTCTTCAGGGCTCTCGACGAACCTGAAACGTTACTGCGAAAGCTGGAGGTTCAACGTGGAAGTACACAACATCAGAAACTTCGATGTGGTGCCTCAGGAGTGCGTGTCTCACGTCCAGAATTACATGACGTCATCGCAGTACGAGGATGACGTGGAGAGAGCCGTTGATGAGGTCATCCTTCATTTCGGGAGCATGTGTTGTGGCAAGAGCAAGTGTGATGGTATGGACGCTTGGATCTTTGATATCGATGACACGCTTCTCTCTACCATTCCTTACCACAAGAGCAATGGCTTCTTCGG AGGAGAGAAACTGAACTCTACGAAGTTTGAGGATTGGATAAGGAAGAGGAAAGCACCATCAGTGCCACACATGGTAAAGTTGTACCATGAGATCAGAGAAAGAGGCATCAAGATTTTCTTGATCTCTTCCCGGAAAGAATATCTCAGATCTGCCACCGTTGACAACCTGATCCAAGCCGGTTACTATGGCTGGTCCAACCTCATCCTCAG GGGGCTAGAAGATGAACAAAAAGAAGTCAAACAATACAAGGCAGAGAAGAGGACATGGCTAACGAGTCTTGGTTACAGAGTTTTGGGAGTGATGGCAGACCAATGGAGCAGCTTCGCAGGCTGTCCTCTTCCCAAGAGAACCTTCAAGCTCCCCAACTCCATCTACTATGTCGCCTGA
- the LOC108836190 gene encoding acid phosphatase 1-like isoform X5 yields the protein MDRSIFLSLALASLLIGVVSARDWNILNHLKSLGSSSPSQHGLVSSGLSTNLKRYCESWRFNVEVHNIRNFDVVPQECVSHVQNYMTSSQYEDDVERAVDEVILHFGSMCCGKSKCDGMDAWIFDIDDTLLSTIPYHKSNGFFGGEKLNSTKFEDWIRKRKAPSVPHMVKLYHEIRERGIKIFLISSRKEYLRSATVDNLIQAGYYGWSNLILRLDKPMY from the exons ATGGACCGATCCATCTTTCTTTCTCTAGCACTAGCCTCACTCTTAATCGGAGTCGTCTCAGCTCGTGACTGGAACATCTTGAACCATCTCAAATCACTCGGTTCCTCTTCACCAAGCCAACACGGTCTTGTTTCTTCAGGGCTCTCGACGAACCTGAAACGTTACTGCGAAAGCTGGAGGTTCAACGTGGAAGTACACAACATCAGAAACTTCGATGTGGTGCCTCAGGAGTGCGTGTCTCACGTCCAGAATTACATGACGTCATCGCAGTACGAGGATGACGTGGAGAGAGCCGTTGATGAGGTCATCCTTCATTTCGGGAGCATGTGTTGTGGCAAGAGCAAGTGTGATGGTATGGACGCTTGGATCTTTGATATCGATGACACGCTTCTCTCTACCATTCCTTACCACAAGAGCAATGGCTTCTTCGG AGGAGAGAAACTGAACTCTACGAAGTTTGAGGATTGGATAAGGAAGAGGAAAGCACCATCAGTGCCACACATGGTAAAGTTGTACCATGAGATCAGAGAAAGAGGCATCAAGATTTTCTTGATCTCTTCCCGGAAAGAATATCTCAGATCTGCCACCGTTGACAACCTGATCCAAGCCGGTTACTATGGCTGGTCCAACCTCATCCTCAG ATTAGACAAACCAATGTACTAA
- the LOC108835071 gene encoding TATA box-binding protein-associated factor RNA polymerase I subunit B yields the protein MESSKMICSGCDNDAFEEEDGFFYCLQCGVRADDIIATAVDDEDLAGDARGGATYSQLNTRRITTQPTAPPSHPEETNQYSQFRSQLKSAASKISQPNDLGGPTDPEDFGGEEAAVAALSYEDCYQQTRERYANGLIMMITYQCDALVEKFNVTPLIIGLVAPICLRFLALSGAFDQDWADNAIRDSELQSQETNGEVREVKKRRSNKGDSQHRSFDGKRAVMIWLSQLKSSLPLSSSLAISFLACHKAGAPVLPTDIVRWAREGKLPYQSCFLKIQELMGERTAACPVGARVMFSPDEIVSAQNLEAQAASIADVIGLVLPPVNFHGIALNYLERLSVPVDKVIDLVRLWAMPSEIYLSKSQHRLPTRVCVMSILVVAIRMLYNINGFGMWEKSLGDDDDDAASEESGDDGELVQVKKVATEFDTEELMKTLETKYYELEAETTADFENDLCSYLSHGKNEIFAGLEAASADDTYRTVGKLWNSYQKESEGVETPSKSGEKTPREPSLECSPSRDDDNQEDGRSKERAISRLIADMGENYFVYIPPRVKVKRQGYIQYVRKKDDGALVYAVHADYYILLRVCARVAEIDARNMHRGVLSFERRLAWIEKRIDHVLHLTPTSTSMKCKHCEYSNADSEDQDDDMV from the exons ATGGAGAGTAGTAAGATGATTTGCTCGGGCTGCGACAACGACGCattcgaagaagaagatggtttCTTCTACTGCCTCCAGTGCGGCGTTCGAGCGGACGATATAATCGCGACCGCCGTCGACGACGAGGACTTAGCCGGAGATGCTCGCGGCGGCGCAACGTATTCGCAGCTCAACACTCGCCGTATAACAACGCAACCAACAGCCCCTCCTTCACATCCCGAGGAAACGAATCAATACTCCCAGTTCCGCTCTCAGCTCAAATCCGCCGCAAGCAAGATCTCTCAACCTAACGACCTAGGAGGGCCAACGGATCCGGAGGATTTCGGAGGAGAAGAAGCTGCCGTGGCGGCTTTGAGCTACGAGGATTGTTACCAACAGACGAGAGAGAGATACGCTAATGGTCTTATAATGATGATAACTTATCAGTGCGATGCGTTGGTTGAGAAATTCAATGTGACGCCGTTGATTATCGGTCTTGTGGCACCCATCTGCTTACGTTTCTTGGCTCTCTCTGGTGCCTTTGATCAAGATTGGGCTGATAATGCTATTCGTGATTCCGAGCTTCAATCTCAAG AGACAAATGGAGAAGTAAGAGAGGTTAAGAAGCGGCGTAGTAACAAAGGTGACTCACAACATCGTAGCTTTGATGGTAAAAGAGCAGTTATGATATGGCTAAGTCAGCTTAAGAGCTCTCTGCCACTGTCCAGCTCTCTTGCTATATCTTTCCTCGCTTGTCACAAAGCGGGAGCACCGGTTCTACCCACTGATATAGTGAGATGGGCGCGAGAAGGTAAGCTCCCTTACCAATCGTGTTTTCTCAAGATTCAAGAACTGATGGGAGAGCGAACGGCCGCTTGTCCCGTGGGAGCTAGAGTCATGTTCAGCCCCGATGAGATTGTTTCTGCTCAGAACTTGGAAGCGCAAGCGGCGTCCATTGCTGATgttatcggtttggttttgcCTCCTGTGAATTTCCACGGCATTGCTTTGAACTACCTGGAGCGTTTGTCTGTTCCCGTCGATAAGGTTATCGATCTTGTGCGTCTCTGGGCGATGCCTTCTGAGATTTACCTGTCTAAAAGCCAGCACAGGCTTCCCACTCGTGTCTGTGTTATGTCTATTCTTGTTGTAGCGATACGGATGCTTTATAACATCAATGGTTTCGGTATGTGGGAGAAGAGTTtgggtgatgatgatgatgatgctgctTCTGAGGAGTCTGGTGATGATGGAGAGTTGGTACAAGTGAAGAAAGTAGCAACTGAGTTTGACACTGAAGAGCTTATGAAGACCCTTGAAACGAAATATTACGAGCTCGAGGCCGAAACCACCGCTGATTTTGAAAATGATCTTTGTTCATATTTATCTCACGGGAAAAACGAGATCTTTGCTGGTTTAGAAGCGGCATCAGCTGATGACACGTACAGGACCGTTGGTAAGCTCTGGAACAGTTACCAGAAGGAATCTGAAGGGGTTGAAACTCCATCCAAGAGTGGAGAAAAAACTCCTCGTGAGCCATCATTGGAATGTTCTCCATCACGAGATGATGATAATCAAGAAGATGGTAGATCCAAGGAGAGAGCGATAAGCAGACTAATAGCAGACATGGGAGAGAACTATTTCGTCTACATACCGCCACGAGTGAAGGTAAAGAGACAAGGGTATATTCAGTATGTGAGGAAGAAAGATGATGGAGCGTTAGTATACGCGGTTCACGCTGATTACTACATTCTTCTGCGTGTTTGCGCTCGGGTCGCTGAGATTGATGCTAGGAATATGCATAGAGGTGTGTTGAGCTTTGAGAGAAGATTAGCTTGGATTGAGAAACGGATTGATCATGTCTTGCATCTAACTCCAACTTCTACTTCTATGAAATGTAAGCACTGTGAGTATAGTAACGCTGATTCAGAGGATCAAGATGACGATATGGTTTAA
- the LOC108862768 gene encoding uncharacterized protein LOC108862768, whose product MALWMEAGSEPMTENEKADLEAISALKESAAIEFKEQGNECVRKGKKHYSEAVENYTKAIDQRALSDAETSILFSNRAHVNLLLGNYRRALTDAEEAIRLCPDNVKAVYRAAKASLSLDLLNEAKSYCEKGIKNDPGNEDMKKLLKVVTLKKREKEEHEAEVSRAVVEAKACLSAFENRGVKIGKAMYRELTGLKKPVLDRNNILHWPVLLLYAEAMTSDFVEDFCETDMFATHLDMMFSDDSPPLPWDENNEYTREAIELYYEASSGTPLPRSRVLQYLLEGTKGSQAETTGDEDTALTKTPYNVKGGRGSSGMVKVNERRTLHDVLKEPNFVIPEIPVFYIVSKRSRFYKDFAAGKWSPPS is encoded by the exons ATGGCGTTATGGATGGAAGCTGGTTCGGAACCAATGACAGAGAACGAAAAGGCTGACCTCGAAGCCATCTCCGCTCTCAAAGAATCCGCCGCCATCGAATTCAAA GAACAAGGAAACGAATGCGTGAGGAAAGGGAAGAAGCATTACTCGGAAGCAGTAGAGAACTACACGAAAGCTATTGATCAAAGAGCTTTGAGTGACGCAGAGACTTCGATCCTGTTCTCGAATCGAGCTCATGTTAATCTTCTGTTAGGTAACTATCGTCgtgctctcactgatgctgaggAAGCAATCAGGCTATGTCCTGATAACGTCAAg GCGGTGTATCGAGCTGCAAAGGCGTCGTTGTCGTTGGACTTACTGAATGAAGCGAAGTCTTATTGTGAGAAGGGAATCAAGAACGATCCGGGGAATGAGGACATGAAGAAGCTTCTAAAGGTGGTTACTTTGAAGAAGCGAGAGAAAGAGGAACATGAGGCTGAAGTTTCAAGGGCTGTAGTGGAAGCCAAG GCTTGTCTCTCTGCTTTCGAAAACAGAGGTGTTAAGATTGGCAAAGCAATGTACCGGGAACTCACGGGTCTGAAGAAGCCAGTGTTGGATCGAAACAACATCTTGCATTGGCCTGTACTGCTTCTATACGCAGAGGCCATGACAAGTGACTTTGTTGAGGACTTTTGTGAAACTGACATGTTTGCAACCCATCTTGATATG ATGTTTTCAGATGATAGCCCACCTCTGCCATGGGATGAAAACAATGAGTACACACGTGAAGCAATCGAGCTTTACTACGAG GCGAGTTCGGGAACTCCATTGCCTAGGAGTAGAGTTCTACAGTACCTTCTAGAAGGGACAAAAGGTTCCCAAGCCGAAACCACTGGAGATGAGGACACAGCCTTAACTAAAACACCTTACAACG TGAAAGGAGGAAGGGGTTCGTCTGGTATGGTGAAAGTGAACGAGCGAAGAACATTGCATGACGTGTTGAAAGAACCTAACTTCGTCATCCCTGAGATCCCTG TCTTCTACATTGTATCGAAGAGGTCCAGGTTCTACAAGGACTTTGCCGCCGGGAAATGGAGTCCGCCAAGTTGA